A genomic stretch from Lachnospiraceae bacterium includes:
- a CDS encoding fibro-slime domain-containing protein, with protein sequence MQRIKRILSLLLCSTLLFLMMPQVTFAEESTLDNNVSEEANGLCEHHTEHDETCGYNEEEGTVCHYICEVCEANKKSQEEQELQPLNDMARSVPSETLESHIVTDKVSDPQGAIVNLFDYWVNDTGEVPNGGTTPKGDLLTKDHSHVREKPSAWGNSSAYSSENDWWRGINENHLLLFGDGVIHAGLWNKGAGETSDYGKQYAGMEGIVKPVLINGYPSVNIEAARQRLTGDETVRNWKLVSDCMLTGDHIDTLDSPGVYTYDSKDVQNFSNTLIQKWENATGQTIENGIESLNYLFDPSISHDYKKSYQNVRGLFQLNDEGYYYYNMRENFAEFCKNETTVVSEEPSGKVEQHSDGNFILYDAPATVRTDAEKSVGNFFPFNTAQQVFDGVDAQGKLTSSVNQAGNEMNHHFGMTVDVDFRQPLNGLINMGTAGNKHMTFEFSGDDDVWVYIDDVLVLDLGGVHSEIYGLIDFATGDVFIGQSFDSKGIPEYDLQADGSYNTPDHLVTRTTLKALFEAAGVDTNTSAWRDNTFASNTDHKLNMYYLERGNYDSSLAMYFNLQPRLYQQIKKVDQNGDPIENVEFDLYEAKKTGETYEAVGEALASLKTGKDGIAVFEEVQEYQEDGTPVMRPFNFADRYTNQNIEYYILKETKPAEGYRALPNDVVLQYNNETTMLIVANRYLTGAYASFISNIIGNSHVTYGSFSPATGQIEPSSTAISEQAQKEGLILAVPMLRQDGMSAETGDGKWVALYGSNTKGLSTIIPETRTAFAWRKAILHSALYQALDADTPGWYLEWNTDTKRLEGTLSDLPGRADRYQLIEDLDSDMKMVYAIIEPAVFEKLGITGESSQARYQAFAEYVQNAVQRYLDEHKGEGKTSKELTEAAIEEIGEQIYMTPADGGAYEMDGAYQSRGFSFLNTDQFIRNFRSLLYIPNEQRELRVWKVDQNGKGVNGVEFTLYRDIDGTDEEGNPIRDTVAARGITANVDGLDGVLVFRPPVKTEEGHLADTAPDGYAWTSWVQEECDRYYLKETNAPEGYDLNSTKIPVIVGRYSIYADAGTPDNGVTVMAGVGKLVQTMVKYAADENVNITLRDITAYAQQQASGSFDLEGWEDMKLEGTEVKRYLNLHYGANAMISYGLHDEDGGQTMYPFFVTDSGFLRARVEQNYAALTVRSPYAKDRPNYAQKDDISGQDITSLFSLLNIVVVTDQKDNSEPTGKLLISKTIQGSQLEEADYTRNFEFEVSLKDAEGNALPGEYYFYGTNRSGYIRDGGAVFLHHDESITILGLPEGTKWAVSETQVKDWYVSASTGVIEGTIEEDQTSIAAFINTNMEAEMGNLKIRKLVSGEGAEPDRDFSFIITLQDEQGNELTGSYRYEGDKRGELRSGDTVTLHHNETIEIIGLPAYTQYIITEEKVAGYVLTAENDRGTIIKDETITALFYNERKDGEESDPDSSMEQPKNPNDPSDPSDPSSGRPATGDAENAAVWMLMLSLSLILLCVMKRLAKKKA encoded by the coding sequence ATGCAAAGAATAAAAAGAATTTTGAGCCTCCTGCTCTGCAGTACACTGTTATTTTTAATGATGCCGCAAGTTACTTTTGCAGAAGAAAGTACATTAGATAACAACGTTTCTGAGGAGGCAAACGGTTTATGCGAGCATCATACAGAGCATGATGAGACTTGCGGATATAATGAAGAAGAAGGGACTGTCTGTCATTATATTTGTGAAGTCTGTGAAGCAAACAAAAAATCACAGGAGGAGCAGGAGCTGCAGCCGCTTAATGATATGGCGCGTTCCGTCCCTTCTGAAACGCTGGAAAGTCATATTGTAACAGATAAGGTTTCAGATCCCCAGGGGGCGATTGTGAATTTATTTGATTACTGGGTAAATGATACCGGAGAGGTTCCCAATGGAGGTACAACGCCTAAGGGAGATTTGCTTACAAAGGATCATTCACATGTGCGTGAAAAGCCAAGTGCATGGGGAAACAGCTCTGCTTATTCCAGTGAAAATGACTGGTGGCGGGGAATTAATGAAAACCACTTGTTGCTTTTTGGAGATGGTGTGATTCATGCTGGCCTTTGGAACAAAGGGGCAGGAGAGACTTCAGACTATGGCAAGCAGTATGCCGGTATGGAAGGAATTGTTAAACCGGTACTGATAAACGGATATCCCAGCGTGAACATTGAGGCAGCACGGCAGCGACTGACAGGTGATGAAACAGTAAGAAACTGGAAATTAGTTAGCGATTGTATGCTAACGGGAGACCATATAGATACTTTGGACAGTCCTGGGGTTTATACGTATGACAGTAAGGATGTTCAGAATTTTAGTAATACTTTGATTCAGAAATGGGAAAATGCCACGGGTCAGACAATTGAAAACGGAATAGAGTCATTGAATTATCTGTTTGATCCTAGTATTTCTCATGACTATAAGAAATCCTATCAAAATGTCCGGGGACTATTTCAGCTCAACGATGAAGGTTATTATTATTATAATATGCGTGAAAATTTCGCGGAATTTTGCAAAAATGAGACAACAGTAGTGAGTGAAGAGCCAAGCGGAAAAGTTGAGCAGCACAGTGATGGAAACTTTATTTTATATGATGCGCCGGCAACGGTGCGTACAGACGCAGAAAAAAGTGTCGGAAATTTCTTTCCTTTTAATACTGCGCAGCAGGTCTTTGACGGAGTGGATGCACAGGGAAAATTGACCAGTTCAGTCAACCAGGCAGGCAATGAAATGAATCATCATTTCGGCATGACAGTGGATGTAGATTTTCGTCAGCCCTTAAATGGTTTGATTAATATGGGAACGGCCGGCAACAAGCATATGACCTTTGAGTTTTCCGGAGATGATGATGTTTGGGTTTATATTGATGATGTCCTAGTGCTGGATCTTGGCGGAGTGCATAGTGAGATCTATGGACTGATTGACTTTGCGACAGGTGATGTCTTTATTGGTCAGAGCTTTGATTCTAAAGGGATTCCTGAATATGATCTGCAAGCAGATGGCTCTTATAATACGCCGGACCATTTGGTGACACGGACAACGCTGAAGGCATTATTTGAAGCTGCCGGCGTGGATACCAATACCTCGGCATGGAGAGACAATACCTTTGCCAGCAACACGGACCATAAATTGAATATGTATTATCTGGAGCGGGGCAATTACGATTCTAGTTTAGCAATGTATTTTAACCTGCAGCCACGTTTATATCAGCAGATCAAAAAAGTAGATCAAAATGGGGATCCTATTGAGAATGTTGAGTTTGATTTATACGAGGCTAAAAAAACCGGAGAGACGTATGAAGCAGTAGGAGAAGCATTGGCTTCTTTAAAAACAGGGAAAGATGGAATTGCTGTTTTTGAAGAGGTACAGGAGTATCAAGAGGATGGTACACCGGTCATGCGGCCGTTCAATTTTGCAGACCGCTATACCAATCAGAATATTGAATACTATATTCTAAAAGAAACCAAGCCGGCAGAAGGATATCGGGCTCTGCCAAATGACGTTGTGCTACAGTATAATAACGAAACAACGATGTTGATTGTAGCCAATCGATATTTGACAGGCGCATACGCCAGTTTTATTTCCAATATCATAGGAAATAGTCATGTTACCTATGGTAGCTTCAGTCCCGCCACTGGCCAAATTGAGCCAAGCAGTACGGCGATCAGCGAGCAGGCACAGAAGGAAGGCTTGATTCTTGCAGTACCCATGCTGCGCCAGGATGGCATGAGCGCGGAGACCGGAGATGGAAAATGGGTTGCGTTGTATGGCAGCAATACCAAAGGACTGAGTACCATAATTCCAGAAACGCGAACGGCGTTTGCATGGCGCAAGGCAATTTTGCATTCGGCGCTGTATCAGGCTTTAGATGCAGATACTCCCGGATGGTATTTGGAGTGGAATACCGATACGAAGCGGCTGGAAGGAACGCTTTCTGACCTACCGGGACGAGCAGATCGATACCAACTTATAGAAGATTTGGATAGCGATATGAAGATGGTATATGCGATCATTGAGCCGGCTGTTTTTGAGAAGCTAGGGATTACAGGAGAAAGTTCTCAAGCGAGATATCAGGCTTTTGCAGAATATGTACAAAATGCAGTACAGAGATATCTGGACGAGCATAAGGGAGAAGGAAAGACAAGCAAGGAGCTGACAGAGGCGGCAATTGAAGAGATTGGCGAACAGATCTATATGACACCAGCCGACGGCGGGGCATATGAAATGGACGGAGCATATCAAAGCAGAGGCTTTAGCTTTTTGAATACCGATCAGTTTATCCGCAATTTCCGTTCTTTACTATATATTCCTAATGAGCAAAGAGAGCTGAGAGTCTGGAAGGTTGATCAAAATGGCAAAGGGGTAAACGGTGTAGAATTTACCTTATATCGAGATATTGACGGTACAGATGAAGAGGGAAATCCCATTCGGGATACGGTAGCGGCAAGAGGCATTACAGCAAATGTAGATGGCTTAGATGGCGTTCTGGTCTTTAGGCCACCGGTCAAGACAGAAGAGGGGCATTTAGCAGATACCGCACCGGACGGATATGCATGGACCTCATGGGTACAGGAGGAATGTGATCGGTATTATTTAAAAGAGACCAATGCGCCGGAGGGATATGATCTAAATAGTACGAAGATTCCGGTTATCGTAGGGCGGTATTCGATTTATGCAGATGCCGGGACGCCGGATAATGGCGTTACGGTCATGGCTGGCGTTGGTAAATTGGTTCAAACCATGGTTAAATATGCGGCGGATGAAAATGTGAATATCACGTTGCGGGATATTACTGCTTATGCGCAGCAGCAGGCTAGTGGAAGCTTTGATCTGGAAGGCTGGGAGGATATGAAGCTGGAAGGAACAGAGGTAAAGCGGTATCTGAATTTGCATTATGGAGCCAATGCGATGATTAGCTATGGTCTGCATGATGAGGACGGCGGGCAGACCATGTATCCCTTCTTTGTTACCGATTCAGGATTTTTACGGGCACGCGTGGAACAAAATTATGCTGCCCTGACAGTGCGCAGTCCATATGCCAAGGATCGCCCTAATTATGCGCAAAAAGATGATATCAGCGGACAGGATATTACTAGCTTATTTAGCTTGTTAAACATCGTGGTTGTTACAGATCAGAAAGATAACAGTGAACCAACTGGAAAGCTTTTAATCAGCAAAACGATACAAGGAAGTCAGCTAGAGGAAGCGGATTATACCAGAAATTTTGAATTTGAGGTATCTTTGAAAGATGCAGAAGGAAACGCTCTTCCTGGCGAGTACTATTTCTATGGGACTAACCGCTCCGGTTATATCCGGGACGGCGGCGCAGTTTTTCTGCATCATGATGAAAGTATTACGATTCTTGGATTACCAGAAGGAACAAAATGGGCTGTGAGTGAAACGCAGGTGAAGGATTGGTATGTCTCTGCAAGCACGGGTGTGATTGAGGGGACAATTGAGGAAGATCAGACTTCTATTGCCGCGTTTATCAACACCAATATGGAAGCAGAGATGGGAAATCTGAAAATCCGCAAGCTGGTTTCAGGAGAAGGAGCAGAGCCAGACAGAGACTTTTCCTTCATTATTACCCTGCAGGATGAGCAGGGCAATGAGCTGACAGGGAGCTACCGATATGAGGGAGATAAAAGAGGTGAGCTGAGAAGCGGAGATACGGTGACGCTTCATCATAATGAAACCATTGAGATCATTGGACTTCCGGCATATACGCAGTATATCATTACCGAAGAGAAAGTAGCAGGATATGTGCTTACGGCAGAAAATGACCGGGGGACGATCATAAAGGATGAAACGATTACAGCGCTATTCTACAATGAGAGGAAGGATGGGGAGGAATCGGATCCCGACTCTTCCATGGAACAGCCGAAGAATCCCAATGATCCATCTGATCCGTCTGATCCATCATCAGGAAGACCGGCAACGGGAGACGCAGAGAATGCAGCAGTATGGATGCTGATGCTGAGTCTTTCGCTTATCTTACTTTGTGTTATGAAGAGGCTTGCTAAGAAAAAGGCATAA